The genome window CGGTTGCGAATAGCGAAATTTCGCTACCAGGAGGCAAATTTCAATCAAGACGATTGACTCTTCCAGCGCGAACAACGAAATTTGGCAAGAGCGGATGAGTTTTTCCCAACCAGGAGCGGAATTTTGGTTCTGTGTTCAGGCGGTTGATTGCTGCGGTTGAAGCTCTCGATAGCGCCGATGCCAGAGATGCCGCCAGTAGACTAGGACGTCTTGGGGATAAGCAAAGCGCTGAACTTCGCTTTTAATCACGTGTCCCAGCCATTCAAGCAAGCGTAAATCGGTGCAACTGAGGATGGTGCGGGCGCAAGCTTCGCTCCAAGCAGCGAATTTGCGGTAGCTGATGAACTGGCCACCCTGGTCGGCACGATGGACAAACAAGACGTGGGTCCAGTGTTCGATGCGGCAGATGCGCGATTTGGGAATGCCCAAGAAACGGGCGACCTGAAGTAGGGAAATGCAAAGCTGCGGCTGCAACACCTGGGTGAGGTGCATGGAAAGGACTCCAAAATTTTGAGGGCAATGGGATCCTGTGACCCTCTTCAGGGCCAAGGAAGGCAAGTGTTAAACTGCCCCCTAGCCGCCAGGTTGTCAGATGCAACCTGGCGGTTAGTTCCCCAGAGTTTGAGTAAGACCCTGGGGGACGCCTAGGGGTCCAGTTGCCTGTCATGGAAAGTAACAGGGACTGGATTCCAGAGTCAAGGGGGTAACCGAAAAAAGATCTGTGTGTTGCAGCGAACCGAGCAAAGTAAGCACCAAAACCTAGCTTCAGTCTCATTTCACTTAACTCAATCTCTTCCTAGCCAGTCAGAAAAACGACGGCTATGCTGGGATGAGTGTCTCAGCTCAGTTTTGAAAGCTGAAACGAGATTCATTTATCAGGTGATTAATGGTCAAAAGAAGAGCCAGTCAAAGCTGTACTGGCACCTTTCTTTTGCCCGTCTGTCGGCTCAACCTCCATCAAACGCGGTGTTTTTGATGCGAAGATCCAACAGCAGCCGTAGTGTTCCGCTCAAAGAGGTTTACCCATGGCTGAGTTCGATGGCAGTGCTGGCAGTCAGTTCGTCAATCAAATCTTGCACGAGCGCTATCAAATTCAAGCGCTGCTGGGTCGCAAACTCGGACGGCAAACGTTTTTGGCGCTCGATTTACAAAACCAGTTGCCGGTGGTCATTAAACTCTTACTGTTTAGCCCCGATTTTACCTGGGAGGAGTTGAAATTATTTGAGCGCGAGGCCGAAACCCTCAAAGCGCTGGACCATCCAGCGATACCCCAATACCTTGATTTTTTCGAGGTAAAAATCGAGTTTGGTAAGGGTTTTGCGCTGGTACAAAGTTACATTGAGGCCCGTTCGCTCCAACAATGGCTACAGGACGGCTGCCGGTTTAGCGAAGCCGAATTAATGGGCATTGCCAAAGCCTTACTCGACATTTTGGCGTACCTGCATGGCCTGCAACCGTCTGTGATTCATCGCGACCTTAAACCAAGCAATGTGTTGCTCAAGAACCGCAGTGGCAATAGTCCTGGTGAAGTTTATCTGATTGATTTTGGCTCGGTCCAAACAGCTGCTCATGGTGGTACGGTCACCGTGGTTGGCACCTATGGTTATATGCCACCCGAACAATTTGGTGGACGCTCGTTACCTGCCTCCGATTTGTATGGGGTCGGTATGACCTTGATTTATTTAGCGACCGGTCAACATCCAGCCGACCTGCCTCAGAACGATTTACACGTCGAATTTAAGCACTTGACCACCCTCAGTGGGTCTTTCAGTCGTTGGCTCGAATGGCTCACAAACCCCAGCCTCACCCAAAGACCGGCCTCAGCACAAGACGCAAGGCTACACTTGCTCCAGCCTCGCCCAGAGCCCAAAATGGCCTCAACCGTCCAAAAAATCCACTTAGGGACAACCACACGTCCTGCCTCCTCTGCGATTTCCCTGGAGGCCACGCAAACCACGCTGCAACTCAAAGTACCCGCAAAGCAAATTCACTATTTCTCTCCAGTTATGGTGTATACTCCCTCGAATATACTGGGTTGTATGATCATAGCCTCAATCTTTGGCTGGGCAATGTCAATGCTTTACATCTATTTTTGGTTTGCCCTTCTTCCCTTGTTTATTCTAGTTTTGATTTTTCTGGAGCTACAAACTAGACGTCCACCCAAAAATACTAGTGCTAATGTGATATTTCAAAAAAAAGCTCGGGCAGTTATTGTTACGCTCAACCGACTAAAAGAGACTGTGACTTTTCAAGGAAGACTAATAGGCCTTTCTGTTAGCGCATACAAAATCCTGAACCACTATCTACTCCACTTGAAGTTCTCAGCTTCTAATCAAATGATGATCGTCAAAGGCGACCGTCGGGAAATTGAATGGCTCTGCAATGAGTTAAGCGAGTGGGCAGGCATTCAGGTAAAGCCTTGGAAGTAGCCTTCTGAAAGGTATCATACCTGACCGTTATTTACCCGTAGGGGCGTAGATAGGGTTTGAGCCAGGGGATGTCAGATACATTCGTTGAGCAGTATCAAAAGTTTAGTAAATCTGTTGATCCAGTCTTGCAGTATGTTGTGCAATATCATGCACCAGCTCATGAAGAGTTAGTTTTGCCTAAAGGAACTTGGAAACAGAGTGAATTGCACCAAAGATGCTGTTCTACGCATGATAATGAGCATATTATGGCTGGTCCAATTGTGGGTCAAGGCCAGCTAATTGGTACAGTCAACTTCGTTCATATTGGTCACTTACCTGCATTTAGTCAACTAGACCTGGCTAATCTAGGCGCGGTTTGTACTCAGGATTAATTTCAGCAACATTCCACCGCAGTTTAAATAGACCGAATGTTCAATTATGGTCAATGGGAGAGTAAAGAGGCATTTGAGGCAATTCTCAAACAACCAGGTTTCAATCCAGATAAGCCGTATTGGGATGGTTTAGCCCGCAATGAGTTCCATCTGTACAATGTTGTTCATGTAGAGACAGCAGGCTAACAGCTCCCGTGAACCAGACCGTTTAAAGGTTATTGACTGAGTCCGAAGGCTTTTGTGGCAGGTTACGGGCAACGTTATGCTGCTTGAGTTATCTGTGAAGACGATGCTTGAAGTTTGTCTGTTAGCGTTCAAAGTTAAGCTATCTTGTGGTAATCGATGAGGCCGTACTTTTCAGAATGCCGGTAGGGCGATTGCAGCTTCTAGCAGTAAAGTTAAGCTATCTACTTCCAAATGGGCGATAAGCTTGTATGACTGCGAGTTCTCACACCATTGACTTCACCCAAGAAGACCATCTCTCCTTGCCCTGCTTACCCCTTGTTTCTAGTTGCCGAGCTGGGTGGAATAAAATTCAATTGGCTCTCTATCGCCAGCCGTCTTACTGCATTCCTGAACACTACTCTCCCCATCATGTAATTTGCATCAACGCTGGTACTCCCGTTACGCTTCAACAGACCATAGATGGGCAATCCCAGACTATTGATTCAGTTCCAGGAGATGTTGGCATCTATCCAGCCAATCGTTGGCAAACATTCTATTGGCATCAAGAGGCTGAATTTTTACAACTCTATTTGGAGCCGATGCTGCTCAACCAGTTAGGAGCAGAGCTATATGAGAAAGACAGTATTGAATTGATTCCACAACTGACATCGTGTTTTGACCCATTAATTTATCAGATTGCAATCGCGCTCAAAACCACCTTAGAAACTGGCGGAATCGGTAGTAAACTTTATTCTGATTCGATGGCAAATGCTTTAGCCGTCCATCTTCTGTATCGATATTCAACACACAAATCCAGTATTCAGCACTACTCAGGAAGATTGTCTCATCAACAGCTAAGACAGGTCATTAATTACATTGATGAGCATTTGGATCAGGATTTGAGCTTGGCTGAATTAGCAACCTTAACCCAACTGAGTTCCTATCACTTTGCCCGACTATTTAAGCAATCTACAGGTATTGCACCCCACCAGTATCACATTAAATGTCGTGTTGAACGTGCTAAGCAATTACTTTTAGCAAGGCAGTTGAGTATTGCAGAAGTTGCTCAAGTTGTCGGATTCGCCAGCCAAGGACATCTCAACTATCATTTTAAGCGTGTCACCGGGGTAACTCCTAAAGCCTTTTTGCGCCAGTAGCAAGAACTTAGAAAAACAGCGCAAGAACTTTGAATACAGCCATTCGCTTCATTTTCGATACTGAGTGCAGCATGATAAATCATCTAAATTGAGGTTAATGGCTATGCTTAGCGAGCAAAATCAAGCGATTGCCCTTCGCTTTGCCCAAGAGGGATGGGGAACAAATCTGGGTTGGGAGAAAACCTGGGATGAGTTGATGTCCGCTGATGTCATTCATCACTTCAACAGCCAAGCAGAGCCGATTGTGGGTTTGGAAGCGAACAAAGCATTCAACGCAAGTTTATTTAGAGGCTTCCCCGATATTAAGCACAGGATAGAAGATATCCTTGCTGAAGGTGAGAAAGTAGTGTATCGCACAACACTAGAAGGAACTCATACAGGGGAATTTTTGGGAATTCCCCCTACAGAGAAATCAGTCAAGATTAATGATTTTACGTTGCTTTGGATTGCCAACAGCAAAATTGTGGAATGGTGGTATGAGTGTAATTTATTAGAAGTCATGAAACAGCTTGGCTTAATGCCTGAATAGAAGCATTTGCGGCTCGCGTTTTTGATGGCAGCTGTACTCAAAGGGTATCTGTGGGACGATAGAGCAATCGGTGCGTTAAATTAACGAAGTGGTTGCTGAGGTTGAAAGCAATGCTTTACAGAGTCATCAAATATTTCAATGCAGGAGCGGCTATTGAGATTTATCGTCGTGCCCGCGACTGTGGTCGTCAATTGCCGCCAGGTCTTGAGTACGTAGACAGTTGGTTAGATTTAAACTATTTCCGGTGCTTCCAACTCATGTGAGCGGATGACCGAGCTTTGTTTGAGGTTTGGATCGAAGCTTGGAGTGATCTCGGTCATTTTGAAATTATCCTAGTGAGGACTTCAGTAGAAGCTGCTCAGTAGATGGCAGATAAGCTCTAAAAGTCTTTATCTGTCTACGGGCAGCAAAAGTTCTCGATACAATGCTAAGTAGACCTTTTTCCCTCATGCCAGCTTATGAACTACCGAGACATCATTACAATTGAGCCTGAGAAACGCGGTGGTAAGCCTTGTGTCCGTGGGCTGCGGATTACAGTCTATGAAGTGCTTGAGTACCTAGCTTCCGAGATGACCGAAGCAGAAATTCTTGACGATTTTCCTGATTTAACGCGAGAAGATTTAAAAGCCTGTATTGCTTACGCTGCCGACCGTGAGCGTCGCTTTATGACCGCTCCATTATCCGCATGAAGTTACTCTTTGACGAAAACTTATCGCCCAAGTTGCCAAACCGTTTGAGTGACCTTTTTCCAAATTCGCTTCACGTCCGAGATGTGGGCATGAAGGCAATGACCGATCCAATCGTTTGGGATTATGCAAAGGACAATAGTTTGATGATTGTCTCGAAAGATGCAGATATGCACGACCTAAGCTTAGTATTTGGAAATCCACCGAAAGTTATTTGGCTTCGCCTTGGGAACTGTTCGACATCACAGGCTGAGAATTCGCTGCGTCAGAATTTTGACGCGATCAAACTATTTTACGAAGATGAGAGCTTATCACTGCTTGCTCTATCATAATGCGCCGATGATTTTAGATCTCCTCCAGGTTTTTTGGAATGGAGAAAACATAATGGTTATTTATCGCTACATAACAACGCTCATGCACGCCGACCGCCGAGAGTTAATCGGTGATGATCCAAAGATTATCTGCGGCGGTCGATGGGCACCGTTGGCTTGCTGCTCTACTGGTAGTGACGAAATCTTGAGATTAAGGCTGAGCCACCACCAGAAATCAGTTGTCTACTTTGATTTGAGCTATTGTATCTTTAGTTTGAGCCAAGAAGGCATCAACAAGAGGCCTGCCTAACTGCAACAGTGGCTCCACGATTTCTTTGCTCGCTGTTTCTGGTCCACCTGCGTTGAAAGGTGGTTCAGGTCTGTACTCCATCATCAGTTGAGTCATCTTTGCCACCTGTTCACCACAAAGTAGGCCCAGCAACGTTAAGCCAAAATCGATTCCTGATGTGACACCAGCACCTGTCACTCGATTGCGATCGATGACAACCCGTTGCGGAACGACTTCAACCCCCATCATTGCTAGTTGATCTCGAAATGCCCAATGACAAGTCGCTTTATAGCCTTGTAATAACCCAGCCGCTGCTAAAATCATCGAACCTGTACACACACTAGTGACATACTGAGCAGAGGTAGCCTGTTGTTGCAGGAAGTGCAAGACTTCAGCATCTTTCATGACCTCGACTTGCCCCAGGCCACCACCCGGAACACAAATCACATCTAAAGGTGGACAGTCTGCAAGAGTTACAGTTGGAGTCAGAGTCAGTCCTTCGTTGCTGACAACTGGAGTCAGAGTCTTCCAGACCAAATGCGCTTGCACATTGGGTGGAAACGCCAGAACTTGATAGGCTCCCATGACATCAAGCTGAATCACACCTGGATAAATGAGAAAGCCAATCTTTAGTTGAGTCATGGTTGACAGTTGCTTGAAACTTTTGACTGTGGAACGATTGTAGGAGAAGCCTTCTACCGCCAATAGTCCTCAAGTGGGTACACTTTTAACCTATGGCTAATTCCCTTTATCCTCTGTTTCAAACGATTGCTACTGCACCGACTGAACAAGCCTTGCGGATCAGATTTATGGATGGCATTAGTGAGTATTTTGGAGTGCAACGCTGGGGGATTTATCTTCTAAACTCAGATAATGGCCTGACTAGCGTTGATGCACAAGGAGTTTCAGATACATTCGTTGAGCAGTATCAAAAGTTTGGCAAATCTGTTGATCCAGTCTTGCAGTATGTTGTGCAATATCATGCACCAGCTCACGAAGAGCTGGTTTTGCCTAAGGGAACTTGGAAACAGAGTGAATTGTATCAAAGATGCTGTTCTACCTACGATCACGAGCATATTATGACTGGTCCAATTGTGGGTCAAGGCCAGCTAATTGGTACAGTCAACTTTGCTCGTATTGGTCACTTACCTGCCTTTAGTCAACTAGACCTGGCTAGTTTAGGCGCAGTTTGCACTCACTTTTCTGCACGTCTTGCTGAATTGCGAAAACAATCTCTAGTGGTTCCCAACCCATTTTTTAAGCGTCTCACGCCTAGAGAAGTTCAAATTGCCAACCTTGTTGCCAAAGGGCTGACTAATGCAGAGGTTGGTGCAGAATTGTGGATTACTCAGAATT of Leptolyngbya sp. FACHB-261 contains these proteins:
- a CDS encoding serine/threonine-protein kinase, with amino-acid sequence MAEFDGSAGSQFVNQILHERYQIQALLGRKLGRQTFLALDLQNQLPVVIKLLLFSPDFTWEELKLFEREAETLKALDHPAIPQYLDFFEVKIEFGKGFALVQSYIEARSLQQWLQDGCRFSEAELMGIAKALLDILAYLHGLQPSVIHRDLKPSNVLLKNRSGNSPGEVYLIDFGSVQTAAHGGTVTVVGTYGYMPPEQFGGRSLPASDLYGVGMTLIYLATGQHPADLPQNDLHVEFKHLTTLSGSFSRWLEWLTNPSLTQRPASAQDARLHLLQPRPEPKMASTVQKIHLGTTTRPASSAISLEATQTTLQLKVPAKQIHYFSPVMVYTPSNILGCMIIASIFGWAMSMLYIYFWFALLPLFILVLIFLELQTRRPPKNTSANVIFQKKARAVIVTLNRLKETVTFQGRLIGLSVSAYKILNHYLLHLKFSASNQMMIVKGDRREIEWLCNELSEWAGIQVKPWK
- a CDS encoding helix-turn-helix domain-containing protein, with the translated sequence MTASSHTIDFTQEDHLSLPCLPLVSSCRAGWNKIQLALYRQPSYCIPEHYSPHHVICINAGTPVTLQQTIDGQSQTIDSVPGDVGIYPANRWQTFYWHQEAEFLQLYLEPMLLNQLGAELYEKDSIELIPQLTSCFDPLIYQIAIALKTTLETGGIGSKLYSDSMANALAVHLLYRYSTHKSSIQHYSGRLSHQQLRQVINYIDEHLDQDLSLAELATLTQLSSYHFARLFKQSTGIAPHQYHIKCRVERAKQLLLARQLSIAEVAQVVGFASQGHLNYHFKRVTGVTPKAFLRQ
- a CDS encoding ester cyclase — encoded protein: MLSEQNQAIALRFAQEGWGTNLGWEKTWDELMSADVIHHFNSQAEPIVGLEANKAFNASLFRGFPDIKHRIEDILAEGEKVVYRTTLEGTHTGEFLGIPPTEKSVKINDFTLLWIANSKIVEWWYECNLLEVMKQLGLMPE
- a CDS encoding DUF433 domain-containing protein — its product is MNYRDIITIEPEKRGGKPCVRGLRITVYEVLEYLASEMTEAEILDDFPDLTREDLKACIAYAADRERRFMTAPLSA
- a CDS encoding DUF5615 family PIN-like protein; the protein is MKLLFDENLSPKLPNRLSDLFPNSLHVRDVGMKAMTDPIVWDYAKDNSLMIVSKDADMHDLSLVFGNPPKVIWLRLGNCSTSQAENSLRQNFDAIKLFYEDESLSLLALS
- a CDS encoding DJ-1/PfpI family protein, whose amino-acid sequence is MTQLKIGFLIYPGVIQLDVMGAYQVLAFPPNVQAHLVWKTLTPVVSNEGLTLTPTVTLADCPPLDVICVPGGGLGQVEVMKDAEVLHFLQQQATSAQYVTSVCTGSMILAAAGLLQGYKATCHWAFRDQLAMMGVEVVPQRVVIDRNRVTGAGVTSGIDFGLTLLGLLCGEQVAKMTQLMMEYRPEPPFNAGGPETASKEIVEPLLQLGRPLVDAFLAQTKDTIAQIKVDN
- a CDS encoding LuxR C-terminal-related transcriptional regulator, coding for MANSLYPLFQTIATAPTEQALRIRFMDGISEYFGVQRWGIYLLNSDNGLTSVDAQGVSDTFVEQYQKFGKSVDPVLQYVVQYHAPAHEELVLPKGTWKQSELYQRCCSTYDHEHIMTGPIVGQGQLIGTVNFARIGHLPAFSQLDLASLGAVCTHFSARLAELRKQSLVVPNPFFKRLTPREVQIANLVAKGLTNAEVGAELWITQNSVKQALKRMFQKLEVSARTEMVAKLRDMLQP